From the Lolium rigidum isolate FL_2022 chromosome 2, APGP_CSIRO_Lrig_0.1, whole genome shotgun sequence genome, one window contains:
- the LOC124690072 gene encoding uncharacterized protein LOC124690072, which translates to MEEHPGQRSSSKAARRLRSLLALAADYIKYLFMNRRRLVCRAARRTIAVLSSYHGKSNKHLAPYWPPRALAEHEFSCSDSPSPAFLAAKRFRSRLLRNAAAGSSCFGASLGASYGSPPVTEEEDEMVEEEEDEADGWGCYALELDVDYRAEEFINMFYEQLRAQNFATAFQRSP; encoded by the coding sequence ATGGAAGAGCATCCAGGCCAGCGCTCCAGCTCCAAGGCGGCGAGGCGTCTGCGCAGCCTCCTCGCTCTCGCCGCAGACTACATCAAGTACCTCTTCATGAACCGCCGCCGGCTCGTTTGCAGGGCGGCGAGGCGAACCATCGCTGTTCTATCCTCGTACCACGGCAAAAGCAACAAGCACCTGGCGCCATACTGGCCACCTCGTGCGCTTGCGGAGCACGAGTTCTCGTGCAGCGACAGCCCTAGCCCCGCGTTCCTCGCGGCCAAGAGGTTCCGATCACGGCTGTTACGCAATGCGGCGGCCGGCTCTTCCTGCTTCGGAGCCTCCCTTGGGGCCTCGTACGGGTCGCCGCCAGtgacagaggaggaggatgagatggttgaggaggaggaagatgaggctgaTGGCTGGGGGTGCTATGCGCTCGAGCTTGACGTGGACTACAGGGCGGAGGAGTTCATCAACATGTTCTACGAGCAGCTCAGGGCGCAGAACTTTGCCACGGCTTTTCAGCGCTCGCCGTGA